In Bernardetia litoralis DSM 6794, the genomic window CTACTAAAGATTCTATATTTGATTCTGTAATTTTGTTTTCTGTAAAAGCATAATTTAAAGTAAGATTCAAACCTTTTACAATTTCACCTCTCAAATCAAACTCAACTCCTTTTGCTTCTGACTCTCCTTTTACAATAGAATATTGTTCAGTTGGTGCATTATTAGGGTCGCTTATCAACTCATTTTTCTTGAGAATTTGATATACTGATAAAGTAGTTGTCCATTTTTTATCAAACCAATCTCTTTTTACTCCAATTTCTAAATTATTTCCTGTAATTGGTTTTATGTCTTCACCATTTCTCAAAATTCCTGCTTGAGGTACAAAACTTTGGTCATACAAAGTATAAATAGAAGTATGCTCATCTACTGAACCACTAAGTCCAATTCTTGGAGTCCATTTGCTTGCTTTTCTTTCTGCACCACCATAAGCTGACTGCGAAATATCTGTAAAACGAGTAGCCAAAGTAAGACGAATTTTGTCATCCAAAAATCCTAATTCATCTTGAATATAGATTCCAGAGTATCTCAAATTGATTCTTCCATAAGGGCTTGAACGAATTTCTAATGGTCTTGATAAATCAAAATCTGGATAACCATTTGTTGGTGCTTGATAATTATCTGCTGTCATAGAGAAATAATTTTCGCCTGTTTCTAATAAATGTGATTGATTCCAATCTGCCATATATTCCTTTGTTCCTACATCCAAAGCTCCAATTAATTTGTGGCTAACACTTCCTGTCATTACTTTACCATTTACATAAACTTGAGCAAACTTCATGATATTGCTAGATTCAAATAGACTTACATTGCGCTGAATCAAATCTTCTTGTACAGCACCAGCCCACATACTTTGTCCAACTTGATAGCTGTTTACATAAGTTGTTTGTGCTGTAACTTTCCAATCTTTTCTAAATTCGTGTTGAAAATTAACATTAAAAGTACGGTCATCAACAAGGCTTGGCTCAAGCCCTGGGTCTCCTAAAGTAGTTTCGGCAGGATATGTCGCATAACCTTCTGTACTAAAAATATAGGCAGCTCCAATATTAGACATTTTTGCTTTTTGATAAATATACTCAGCAGTAAGTTTTGTTTTTGAATCAAAATCGTAACGCAATGAAGGTGCAACAATATATCTATCATTATATTCATAATCTCTAAATGAGTTTTTATTTTGTCCCATTACATTGAGTCTTGCAGATAATTTGTCTGTAATTTTTGTATCTATATCAGCTTCTGCACGATACAAATCATAACTACCTGTTGTGAAACGCACCGAACCATTAAAATCTTCACCTGTTGGTTTTTTGGTTACGATATTATAAATTCCACTTGGTTCTCCACTTGACATCATAAAACCAGCAGGTCCTTTCACAAACTCTACTCGCTCTACATAACTCATATCTTCTGTCAAGGGTCCCCAACTTGAAGTGATATTTACACCATTAAAAAAAGCAGATGCACGGCTTCCTCTCATATTTACACGAGCATAAGCATCTCCCCAGTGTTCTAAGCGCATAGTTCCACTGACATTACGAAGTAAACCATCACTCATACTCAATACAATTTGATTATTCAAATCTTCTTTTTGAATGAGTTGAATATTTTGAGGAAGTTTTTCAATTTCAGTTTGTAATCTTAATGAAGTAGAAACATTTGATTTTGATTCGACAGAAGATGCTCTTACTGATACCTCATTGAGATTATCACTAGATTCTTCTACTATAAAGTCTAAAGTTTGTGTTTTATTTGCTTCTACTGAGATTTTTTTTGAAACAGGTTTGATTATAATACCTGCAATTTTGAGGGTATAATCACCTGCTTCAATATTTTTGATTTCATAGAAACCACTTGCATTGGTAGTTGCTCCAATAGTTGTGCCTTCCAAATAGACATTGACAGCGACTGCAGGCGTTCCATCATTTAATTGGACAGTGCCATTGATGGTACTTTGTGCAAACAACAAAGTATTTAAGAAAAATGTAAAAAGAATGGTAAGAAAAATTTTCATGGAATTTCTGTTTTTATTTAGACTTATTAAAAATAACAACGCAAAAGTAATAAATAATTTTACTCACACAAAAAAAACTATCATTTCTGATAGTTTTTTTGTGAGTTCCCACGAAATAATTATACAATTTATTTTTCCATTGTCAAATCTTTCCAGTACCATTCAATAGCTTCTGTAAGTCCTTTTTTGAAAGAATATTGAGGATTATAGCCTAATAAATTTTTAGCTTTTTCAATGGAGGCTAAGGAATGAGGAATATCACCTTGTCGATTATCTCCATAAATTGCCTCTACTTCTGAAATTTTAGAATCATACTTGCTCAAAAGTGAGCGCATAAGTTCAAACATTTCTGTTACTGTTGTACGCTCTCCAAAAGCTACATTATATACTTGATTTATTGCTTCTAGATTTGTTGTTGTGGCTGCTAACTCATTGGCTTGCAAGACGTTTTCTATATAAGTAAAATCTCTTGAAAATTCGCCATCTCCAAAAATAGTAGGTCGTTCATGTTCCATCAAAAGTCCAATAAACTTTGGAATAACGGCAGCATACGCACCATCAGGACGCTGTTTTCTTCCAAAAACATTAAAATAACGCAGCCCAATAATTTCCAAACCATACAAATCTGAAAAAACATTTGCATAGAGTTCGTTTACATATTTTGTAACAGCATAAGGCGAAAGAGGGCGACCGATATTTTCCTCTATTTTTGGAAGTGCTTTGTGGTCTCCATAAGTAGAAGAACTAGCAGCATAAACAATTCTTTTTACACCTTCTTCTTTTGCAGCCACTAATACATTTACAAACCCCGAAATATTTACATCATTTGAAGTAATTGGGTCAGCAATCGAACGAGGAACAGAACCTAATGCAGCTTGATGCAAGATAACTTCCACGCCAACAACAGCTTTTTTACAATCTTCTAATTTACGAATATCGCCTTCTATGAGTGTAAAATTTGGGTTTTCTAAGAGATGTTCTATATTTTCTCTTCTTCCCATCGAAAAATTATCAAGACAAATAACTGTATTATTTTGTGCTAAAAATTTTTCACACAGATTTGAACCGATAAATCCAGCTCCTCCTGTAATGAGAATTTTTTTTGAAGTGAGTTTATTTTGTTCCAAAATATTTTTGTTTTTAATAAAAGATACAAACTTTAAGTTTATTATTGATTAATTGATATTTTTTTTAGAAGTCTAATTTCAAAACTTGTGCCTTCACCTAATCTACTTTTTACTGTAATTTTTCCGTGATGTTTTTCAATAATTCCATAAGTAATAGACATTCCTAAACCTGTTCCCTCTCCTACTTCTTTAGTTGTATAAAAAGGTTCAAAGATTCGTTTTTGTACTTCTTCACTCATTCCAATTCCATTATCAGCAATGGTCAAAAGTATAAAATCTTCTTGATTTTCTGTTTTAATAGTCAAGACATAAGTTTGTTTTTTAAAAGATTGTTTTTTCTCAATCAATGCTTGAATAGCATTATTACAGATATTCATTAAAACTTGATTGAGCTGACCAGGATAGCATTCAATAGGCTGAATAGAAAAATCTAATTCTCTGTTTACAACAATTCCATTTTCTTTGATTTGATTTCGAAGTAAAATAAGTGTTGTCGAAATATGGTCATTAATATGTGTTTTTCTGATTTCTTCTTCATCTAATCTAGAAAAATTACGCAATCCTTTTACAATCTCAAAAGTACGCATTGCACCAATTTGAATATCTTTGATTAGTGTTCGTGTTTCATTTATGAGTTCATCATATTCATCATAAAATTCTTCACTAATAGTTTCTTTATTTGCCCAAGATAAAAGTTCTTCAATATTAGTATGAAGTGCATCTATTCCTGCATACACAAAATTAATAGGGTTGTTTATTTCGTGTGCAATTCCTGCTGTAAGCTGCCCCAAACTAGCCATTTTTTCGGCTTGAGTAAGTTGCGCCTGTGTTGATTTTAACTCTGTAATTGTAGTGGCGAGTTGTTCGTTTACTTCTCTTTCTCTTTCTAAAGTATGTTGTAATTTTGTTTTTGCAGCAGCTAGTCTTTCATTGGTAAGCTGCATTTCTTCGGCATATTTTCGGAGTTCTTTTTCAGATTCTGCAAGGTCTTCTACTTGTTTCAAAAGTTGTGCTTCTGTATAACGCAATCGTGTACTTCTTTCTGCAATGAGTTCTTCCAAACGCTCTCTTTGGTTCATCAGCTCTTGATTCATGGCTAATAATTCTTCTTGATTTTCTTTAAAAGAATTATCTTGATTTTGCAGAGCATCATTTTGTGTGTTGGCTTCTATCAACAAATTTCTAAGTAAATCTTCACTCTGACTTACCATTCGCATTGCCGTAGCTACAATTAATAAATTTAGACAAACTGCCATTACCCAAATCACAATTTTGAAAAAAGAACCCACAGCAGCAGGCATAAAGATTCCTAACTCTGAAAATCCTTTTGGTAAAAATTCCATCCAGCCCAAAATTGCACCAAAGACAAGCAAGAAAAAAAGCTGTAAACTTTGCTCTTGACTTGAAAAAAGCATAATAATAATAATGCTAATCGGCAAAATAAAAGCTCGCATAGCAGGCTCTCTATTAAAGACTAAAAAGAACAGAAAATGAGCTATAATAATCTGAAAGACAAAAAATATTTTGGCTAAATCTATCTTATGAAATTTATTAAAAATCATAGGAAGGACAAAACCTAAAAATACAAAGAAAGTATTTATAACTAATTGTGTTGTCCAAAATGAATTTAATAGTAGTAAACCAATTATTCCTATCAAAAAAACGAAACACAAAGAAAGGCATATCAAATTGATAAGCCGAGTTCTTGCAGCTTGTTGGGTGTGCATAAGGTCTGTTACCCCCCAGTTGATACTATTTTGAAAATAATTGAATATAAGCTATTGAATTGTGAATGATGAATATTAGTTTCATTTTAAGTTTTGATTACTAAAATCTAACTTTATTTTACTCATTACTTGTAAAATTAATTTCGGTGCTATCTCCAATATTAAGGCTCTGAACTAATCCTTTAAGTGAAGAATCACTACCTATAATTGATCTATTAAGAGTTGCATGAGATAATTCAGAAAACGAGCCAATAATACTACTTTGGATAATTGAATTTGAAATACTTGTATGGTCGCCAATAGTTACATTAGGTCCAATAATAGAGTTTTCTAATTTACATTGTTTGCCAAAACGCACAGGTTGAATAATGATACAGTTTGGATAATCCGTAGAAATAGATGTTTCGAAACCGTGCCTTCTCAAAAGACTTGCATTGGCTTCTAATAAAGTATCTTTTTTACCACAATCAAACCAATTATCTACTTCCATGAACGTTATTTTTTCGTCTTGATTGACCATTTCCATCAGAGCATCAGTAAGATGATACTCCCACGAGCTATTTGCAGAAGCCGAATGACTCATTATTGTTTTGATAGAATCCAACAGCAAAGGAACATTTGCAATTTTATACGCACCTACTAAAGCCAAATTTGATTTTGGAATGCGTGGTTTTTCAATAAGTTTTTTGATTACTCCATGTTTGTCAGGTTCTATAATTCCAAAAATACGTGGATTATCAACCTTCCTAACTGCTACAACTGAGTTTTTGATACCGAAAAAATTGGTATAATTCATCTCCACAATCGTATCACCCAATACAATCAATAATTCTTTTTCATCTTTAATAAAATCACGAGCTATCCAAAGCGCATGTGCCGAACCAATACGAGGTTCTTGCAAAACAAATTCTGTATTGATGGCATCTTTATATGTATTTACTACATACTCTTCTATTTTATTTCCTAAATATCCAATTACAAACAAAAAATTTCTAATTCCATTTTCATATAAATTATCAATAATATGTCCTAAAATAGGTTTTCCTGCTATCGGAACAAGAGGTTTGGGTTGTGTATGAGTATGTGGACGCAAGCGTGTACCTGCTCCTGCTACGGGAATAATTGCTTTCATGCTATAAATAGAAAAAGACCTAAAATAAAACTAATCTGAATAATACTGCAAAATACAATTCTTAATAAGATAGCACAAATTATGGTCATTTAAAAATAGCTTTCTTTTTTAAACTAAAAGGTCTTAAACACAAAAAATACTATAATTTATTTGATAAATAACAATTAAGGTTAGTTTATTTTTTTATAAAAAAGCCTTGATATATTTGCACATCTTATATTTTTACAGAAAAAAATTTTATGTTTTAAAATTTTAACCTAACTTAGTGTGTATTTTATAATTTCTATAAAATTTACCCTTCTAATTTTATGAAAGAAATACAATTAATAAATAAGTAAATTCAATTCTTTTTATCATTCAATTATATAAATTATGCAAAGAAAAATACTTCTTAGCTTTACGCTCTTATGGGCAATGTTTACTATTGGGTTAGGTTCTGCCTTCGCTCAAACTGAACGCACCATAACAGGTGTTGTAAAAGATGACACAGGAGAAACACTTCCTAGTGCTACTGTACAAATTAAAGGGACAACTAAAGGAACAATTACTGACTTTGATGGTAAATATACTCTTGTAGTTCCCAATGGTGAAACTGTACTTATATATAAGTATATCGGTATGGAGGAGAAAGAAATTACAGTAGGTTCTCAAACTGTAATTGATGTTATTCTTGGTTCTAGTAAGACATTGAAAGATGTTGTTGTTACTAGTTTTGGTATCGAAGAAGAGAAAAAAACATTAGGATATGCACTTCAAACTGTTGATTCTAAGCCTCTTGTTAATTCTAGAGAAGCAAATGTAGTAAATGCCTTAGCTGGTAAAGTAGCTGGTGTTCAAATTAATTCATCGGGTGGGCAAGCAGGTTCTTCTTCTCGTATTACAATACGTGGTCAAAATTCTATTACAGGAAATAGCCAGCCTTTGTTTGTAGTTGATGGTATTCCAATTGATAATAGCCAAACAAACCCTTCTACTAATTTTAATGATTCTGATGGAAGTCTTTTATTTACTGGAGCAGGCTCAAACCGTGCAGTCGATCTTGACCCTAATATCATTGAAAATATCAGTGTATTGAAAGGTGCAGCAGCCACAGCTGTTTGGGGAGCTAGAGGAGCAAATGGTGTAATATTAGTTACCACAAAAAAAGGTAAAAAAGGTAGACCACAAGTAACTTTATCAAGTGCGCTTATATTAGATGATGCTATTGTTCAAGGATATCAAGACCAGTTTTTACAAGGTACAGGAGAACGCTTCTTCAATGGTCTTCCTGATGGAGAAGGTGGATATTCAGAACCTAGTGGTACAGATGGGCAGCAAATTGGAGCTTCTTGGGGACCTCATAAAGATAATGTCAGTGATAGTGTACTTAAATATGTTGGACAACCAAGTGTATATGATCCTCGTGCAGATTTCTTTCGTTTGGGTCAAATTTATGACAATACAGTAAGTGTTTCAGGTGGTTTCAAAGAAAATTATACTTACCGTCTTTCATATAGTAACAGAAATCAACAAGGTATTGCTCCAGGAAATACATTGAATCGTAATAATGTTTCTTTGGCTTTAGGAGGCAAGGTAACTGATAAATTTAGTTTTCAAGGAACTCTTAACTATGTAAATACCAAAACTAGAAGACTTGCAGAAGGTAATACAGCATCTGCTTATATGTTTAATCTTGCTACTTGGCCTATCAGTAGTGATATTACAAACTACATTAGAGAAGATGGTGTTACACAGTTTGGATATAGAGAAGATGTAAATAATCCATTGTGGTTAATTGACAATAATTCTTTTACTTCTAATACTAACCGTCTTATTTCAAGCCTTAGTCTTAATTATAAATTAAATTCTTGGCTTACACTTACTAATCGTTTTGGTGTTGATACATATATTGAAGACCAAGGACAAGAAACTAATGTAGGAACAGTAGGAAGAGTAGAAGGGCGTATGTTTACTGCTACTTCTAAGAGTAATCAAATAGATAATAACTTAATATTGAATGCTCACAAAGAACTCAATGAAGATTTTGAAGTTTGGGGTACACTTGGACACAATATAAATATACGTAAGTTTGACCAAGAGACTCTTAGAGGTATAGGTCTAGGCGAAGCTGATGATTATAGCTATGAGAATGTATTACAACAAATAGATATCTTGCCTGCAATAAGTGAAGTACGTTCTACAAGTATTTATGCAGTAGGTAAAGTAGGTTATAAAGAAACATTTTATGTTGAGCTTACTGCTCGTAATGACT contains:
- a CDS encoding SDR family oxidoreductase, whose amino-acid sequence is MEQNKLTSKKILITGGAGFIGSNLCEKFLAQNNTVICLDNFSMGRRENIEHLLENPNFTLIEGDIRKLEDCKKAVVGVEVILHQAALGSVPRSIADPITSNDVNISGFVNVLVAAKEEGVKRIVYAASSSTYGDHKALPKIEENIGRPLSPYAVTKYVNELYANVFSDLYGLEIIGLRYFNVFGRKQRPDGAYAAVIPKFIGLLMEHERPTIFGDGEFSRDFTYIENVLQANELAATTTNLEAINQVYNVAFGERTTVTEMFELMRSLLSKYDSKISEVEAIYGDNRQGDIPHSLASIEKAKNLLGYNPQYSFKKGLTEAIEWYWKDLTMEK
- a CDS encoding SusC/RagA family TonB-linked outer membrane protein, whose translation is MQRKILLSFTLLWAMFTIGLGSAFAQTERTITGVVKDDTGETLPSATVQIKGTTKGTITDFDGKYTLVVPNGETVLIYKYIGMEEKEITVGSQTVIDVILGSSKTLKDVVVTSFGIEEEKKTLGYALQTVDSKPLVNSREANVVNALAGKVAGVQINSSGGQAGSSSRITIRGQNSITGNSQPLFVVDGIPIDNSQTNPSTNFNDSDGSLLFTGAGSNRAVDLDPNIIENISVLKGAAATAVWGARGANGVILVTTKKGKKGRPQVTLSSALILDDAIVQGYQDQFLQGTGERFFNGLPDGEGGYSEPSGTDGQQIGASWGPHKDNVSDSVLKYVGQPSVYDPRADFFRLGQIYDNTVSVSGGFKENYTYRLSYSNRNQQGIAPGNTLNRNNVSLALGGKVTDKFSFQGTLNYVNTKTRRLAEGNTASAYMFNLATWPISSDITNYIREDGVTQFGYREDVNNPLWLIDNNSFTSNTNRLISSLSLNYKLNSWLTLTNRFGVDTYIEDQGQETNVGTVGRVEGRMFTATSKSNQIDNNLILNAHKELNEDFEVWGTLGHNINIRKFDQETLRGIGLGEADDYSYENVLQQIDILPAISEVRSTSIYAVGKVGYKETFYVELTARNDWFSTLSPGNRSVLYPSISTNTILSELIPALPQNIISYWGVRASYAQAGNAALPYSTEQLYVRSGPSDATRGSIAVPTQGQTGYQISFVKADPDLTHELKSEFEIGTDIKLFKGTLRADIVYYNSQIKNQIVNAEISSASGFAERIINGGTIRNKGVEMMITADVFKLLKKKLPLDWEISVNYSKNNFALEELAPGISSIYLGGFIDPQIRVDRDYGYGVIWGTRLARNTDGQILIDSRTGLPRVADELGPIGNTTPDWLGSIRNTLTYKGISLTAFFDGRFGGDIMNLDLNYTTASGTAKITENRGDVIIWEGVKEDGTPNDIPVITNQTYYTGFLTSVSELFVEDGSFVKLRELTLSYSFPSKLISKWKLSSLSLSATGRNLFIASNFSYFDPEGSLYGSGNAQGFYNGITPGTRSYAFGINLGF
- a CDS encoding sugar nucleotidyltransferase encodes the protein MKAIIPVAGAGTRLRPHTHTQPKPLVPIAGKPILGHIIDNLYENGIRNFLFVIGYLGNKIEEYVVNTYKDAINTEFVLQEPRIGSAHALWIARDFIKDEKELLIVLGDTIVEMNYTNFFGIKNSVVAVRKVDNPRIFGIIEPDKHGVIKKLIEKPRIPKSNLALVGAYKIANVPLLLDSIKTIMSHSASANSSWEYHLTDALMEMVNQDEKITFMEVDNWFDCGKKDTLLEANASLLRRHGFETSISTDYPNCIIIQPVRFGKQCKLENSIIGPNVTIGDHTSISNSIIQSSIIGSFSELSHATLNRSIIGSDSSLKGLVQSLNIGDSTEINFTSNE
- a CDS encoding TonB-dependent receptor, which encodes MKIFLTILFTFFLNTLLFAQSTINGTVQLNDGTPAVAVNVYLEGTTIGATTNASGFYEIKNIEAGDYTLKIAGIIIKPVSKKISVEANKTQTLDFIVEESSDNLNEVSVRASSVESKSNVSTSLRLQTEIEKLPQNIQLIQKEDLNNQIVLSMSDGLLRNVSGTMRLEHWGDAYARVNMRGSRASAFFNGVNITSSWGPLTEDMSYVERVEFVKGPAGFMMSSGEPSGIYNIVTKKPTGEDFNGSVRFTTGSYDLYRAEADIDTKITDKLSARLNVMGQNKNSFRDYEYNDRYIVAPSLRYDFDSKTKLTAEYIYQKAKMSNIGAAYIFSTEGYATYPAETTLGDPGLEPSLVDDRTFNVNFQHEFRKDWKVTAQTTYVNSYQVGQSMWAGAVQEDLIQRNVSLFESSNIMKFAQVYVNGKVMTGSVSHKLIGALDVGTKEYMADWNQSHLLETGENYFSMTADNYQAPTNGYPDFDLSRPLEIRSSPYGRINLRYSGIYIQDELGFLDDKIRLTLATRFTDISQSAYGGAERKASKWTPRIGLSGSVDEHTSIYTLYDQSFVPQAGILRNGEDIKPITGNNLEIGVKRDWFDKKWTTTLSVYQILKKNELISDPNNAPTEQYSIVKGESEAKGVEFDLRGEIVKGLNLTLNYAFTENKITESNIESLVEGDLVPGYAKHTANTWIAYKHQTGFLKGAGISLGATVLADRTTWGWASVPNQKSLGDYTKVDAGVSWGNEKLQVTLNIYNLLDEYLYSGAPYGAFYYYQAEAPRNWRLALAYKF
- a CDS encoding sensor histidine kinase, coding for MHTQQAARTRLINLICLSLCFVFLIGIIGLLLLNSFWTTQLVINTFFVFLGFVLPMIFNKFHKIDLAKIFFVFQIIIAHFLFFLVFNREPAMRAFILPISIIIIMLFSSQEQSLQLFFLLVFGAILGWMEFLPKGFSELGIFMPAAVGSFFKIVIWVMAVCLNLLIVATAMRMVSQSEDLLRNLLIEANTQNDALQNQDNSFKENQEELLAMNQELMNQRERLEELIAERSTRLRYTEAQLLKQVEDLAESEKELRKYAEEMQLTNERLAAAKTKLQHTLEREREVNEQLATTITELKSTQAQLTQAEKMASLGQLTAGIAHEINNPINFVYAGIDALHTNIEELLSWANKETISEEFYDEYDELINETRTLIKDIQIGAMRTFEIVKGLRNFSRLDEEEIRKTHINDHISTTLILLRNQIKENGIVVNRELDFSIQPIECYPGQLNQVLMNICNNAIQALIEKKQSFKKQTYVLTIKTENQEDFILLTIADNGIGMSEEVQKRIFEPFYTTKEVGEGTGLGMSITYGIIEKHHGKITVKSRLGEGTSFEIRLLKKISINQ